A genomic stretch from Arachis stenosperma cultivar V10309 chromosome 3, arast.V10309.gnm1.PFL2, whole genome shotgun sequence includes:
- the LOC130965314 gene encoding uncharacterized protein LOC130965314 isoform X3: protein MESRREQAESNCASSDNNSPPIPETEMETPISVSTLEGGGSAFNQSQILRAIEVVERDSFAIAQSFTSLFASLRLALSNATATTIDHMQCFSDASGRVQESVLDAATKGNRYINSCLRLNEEMKNIDGLASQLLEKAC from the exons ATGGAAAGCAGAAGAGAACAAGCTGAATCGAATTGCGCCTCCTCGGATAATAATAGTCCCCCAATTccagaaacagaaatggaaacCCCAATTTCAGTATCAACCCTTGAGGGTGGTGGCTCCGCCTTCAATCAGAGTCAAATTCTGAGAGCCATCGAAGTAGTGGAGCGAGACTCCTTCGCAATCGCTCAGAGCTTCACTTCTCTCTTCGCCTCCCTCCGCCTCGCTCTCTCCAACGCCACCGCCACCACCATCGACCACATGCAATGCTTTAGCGACGCTTCCGGTCGAGTTCAAGAATCTG TGCTTGATGCAGCAACCAAGGGGAATCGGTATATAAATTCGTGTCTTAG ATTGAATGAGGAGATGAAGAACATTGATGGTCTTGCGTCGCAACT TCTTGAGAAGGCATGTTGA
- the LOC130965314 gene encoding uncharacterized protein LOC130965314 isoform X2, translating into MESRREQAESNCASSDNNSPPIPETEMETPISVSTLEGGGSAFNQSQILRAIEVVERDSFAIAQSFTSLFASLRLALSNATATTIDHMQCFSDASGRVQESVLDAATKGNRYINSCLRLNEEMKNIDGLASQLYPFTYLLAT; encoded by the exons ATGGAAAGCAGAAGAGAACAAGCTGAATCGAATTGCGCCTCCTCGGATAATAATAGTCCCCCAATTccagaaacagaaatggaaacCCCAATTTCAGTATCAACCCTTGAGGGTGGTGGCTCCGCCTTCAATCAGAGTCAAATTCTGAGAGCCATCGAAGTAGTGGAGCGAGACTCCTTCGCAATCGCTCAGAGCTTCACTTCTCTCTTCGCCTCCCTCCGCCTCGCTCTCTCCAACGCCACCGCCACCACCATCGACCACATGCAATGCTTTAGCGACGCTTCCGGTCGAGTTCAAGAATCTG TGCTTGATGCAGCAACCAAGGGGAATCGGTATATAAATTCGTGTCTTAG ATTGAATGAGGAGATGAAGAACATTGATGGTCTTGCGTCGCAACTGTATCCGTTTACTTATCTACTTGCTACCTAA
- the LOC130965314 gene encoding uncharacterized protein LOC130965314 isoform X1 translates to MESRREQAESNCASSDNNSPPIPETEMETPISVSTLEGGGSAFNQSQILRAIEVVERDSFAIAQSFTSLFASLRLALSNATATTIDHMQCFSDASGRVQESVLDAATKGNRYINSCLRLNEEMKNIDGLASQLKVLRRHVDSLDAAVNKLLQVP, encoded by the exons ATGGAAAGCAGAAGAGAACAAGCTGAATCGAATTGCGCCTCCTCGGATAATAATAGTCCCCCAATTccagaaacagaaatggaaacCCCAATTTCAGTATCAACCCTTGAGGGTGGTGGCTCCGCCTTCAATCAGAGTCAAATTCTGAGAGCCATCGAAGTAGTGGAGCGAGACTCCTTCGCAATCGCTCAGAGCTTCACTTCTCTCTTCGCCTCCCTCCGCCTCGCTCTCTCCAACGCCACCGCCACCACCATCGACCACATGCAATGCTTTAGCGACGCTTCCGGTCGAGTTCAAGAATCTG TGCTTGATGCAGCAACCAAGGGGAATCGGTATATAAATTCGTGTCTTAG ATTGAATGAGGAGATGAAGAACATTGATGGTCTTGCGTCGCAACT AAAAGTCTTGAGAAGGCATGTTGATTCTCTGGACGCAGCGGTTAACAAACTTCTTCAAGTCCCGTGA